A window of Bacillota bacterium contains these coding sequences:
- a CDS encoding ABC transporter ATP-binding protein: protein MMAKHSGGGKGIAKLEVRGLTKIFGGLQANQGVDLEVMQGEVVGLIGPNGAGKTTLFHCIAGHYKPNSGSIRFDGREIAGLRPYRVCRLGLARTFQLVQTFKNMTVMENIMVGAFCRTLDVRKAQAMAEAAMERVGILELRDYIGTEITIADLKKLEICRALATQPTMLLMDESMAGLTPVETQEAVELVRLLRDTGITLLIVEHVMEALMPVADRVIVLDSGVKIAEGSPEEIVRDPRVVEAYLGEGFHAAG, encoded by the coding sequence ATGATGGCCAAGCACTCAGGGGGAGGTAAAGGCATAGCCAAGCTGGAGGTCCGAGGGCTCACCAAGATCTTCGGTGGTCTCCAGGCAAACCAGGGAGTCGACCTTGAGGTCATGCAAGGGGAGGTCGTCGGGCTCATAGGACCCAATGGTGCTGGAAAGACCACGTTGTTCCACTGCATAGCAGGTCACTACAAACCGAATTCCGGCTCTATCCGGTTTGATGGCAGGGAGATCGCAGGACTCAGGCCCTACCGGGTTTGCCGGCTCGGCTTGGCTCGCACCTTCCAACTAGTCCAGACCTTCAAGAACATGACAGTCATGGAAAACATCATGGTGGGAGCCTTCTGCCGTACCCTGGACGTTCGCAAAGCCCAAGCCATGGCTGAGGCGGCCATGGAGAGGGTAGGCATCCTTGAACTCCGTGACTACATAGGGACGGAGATTACCATCGCGGACCTCAAGAAACTGGAGATATGCCGTGCGCTGGCCACCCAGCCAACCATGCTCCTCATGGACGAGTCGATGGCCGGCTTGACGCCAGTGGAGACTCAAGAAGCGGTTGAGCTGGTGCGTCTCTTGAGAGATACCGGTATCACCCTCCTCATAGTGGAGCATGTCATGGAGGCCTTGATGCCCGTGGCGGATCGAGTCATCGTGCTGGATTCCGGAGTGAAGATCGCCGAGGGCTCCCCGGAGGAGATCGTAAGGGATCCCCGGGTGGTTGAGGCGTACCTGGGGGAGGGTTTCCATGCTGCAGGTTAG
- a CDS encoding ABC transporter ATP-binding protein, whose product MLQVRNLQVDYDGVTALHDVSFEVRQGEIVTIVGSNGAGKTTILKTILGICRPRSGEVRFEEEALATLPTHQIVRRGIAYVPEGRRLFGRLTVRDNLMMGAISRPFTAGSEQDLQGVYEIFPILAERQTQKAGTLSGGEQQMLAIARGLMFKPKLLMLDEPSLGLMPKYVTTVFRVVGEVNRRGVTVVLVEQKVREALRLASRGYVLQTGRTVMEGTGEELLGSDLVKRAYLGM is encoded by the coding sequence ATGCTGCAGGTTAGGAACCTTCAGGTGGACTACGATGGGGTGACGGCCTTGCACGACGTGTCCTTTGAGGTCAGGCAAGGTGAAATCGTGACCATTGTTGGATCCAATGGAGCTGGAAAGACCACCATACTCAAGACCATACTGGGGATCTGCAGGCCCAGGAGCGGTGAGGTCCGGTTTGAGGAAGAGGCACTGGCGACCCTCCCCACTCACCAGATCGTCAGGCGAGGGATAGCCTACGTTCCCGAGGGGCGCAGGCTATTTGGACGTCTCACAGTACGGGACAACCTGATGATGGGAGCCATCTCCAGGCCCTTTACCGCGGGGTCGGAGCAAGACCTCCAGGGAGTATACGAGATCTTCCCGATCCTGGCGGAACGCCAGACCCAGAAGGCGGGTACGCTCAGTGGCGGGGAACAGCAAATGCTGGCCATTGCCAGGGGACTGATGTTCAAGCCCAAGCTCCTCATGTTAGACGAGCCCTCGCTGGGGTTGATGCCCAAGTATGTCACCACCGTTTTCCGGGTTGTGGGGGAGGTGAACAGGAGGGGAGTGACGGTGGTCCTGGTGGAGCAGAAGGTCAGAGAGGCGCTGCGACTGGCATCCAGGGGCTATGTGCTTCAGACAGGCAGGACAGTCATGGAGGGTACTGGCGAAGAACTGCTCGGCAGTGACTTGGTGAAGAGGGCTTATTTGGGGATGTGA
- a CDS encoding amino acid ABC transporter substrate-binding protein codes for MASKRALVLALVLSFLVGVVSGCGQGTAVDTTPERDYYKIGVITELSGELTYGGHITRRGYEMWAETINEKGGIDVGGTQYRVELVFADAQSNPATGADAVERLIVDEKVDLLLGPYSSSVTLAVAPIAEKYGVPHITGSAESPIIWKEGFKYTFGTVPACNLIATSPIETLAALSPKPKSIFIVAADDAFSKAVGEAFESTARKHGIEVLKFEVVPKGIDYSPLISSAASMGAEILAIGGHIIDHIEAVKASKELDYNPVAFVHHYGITAADFYETLGPDAEYIYGASVWEPDVEFSCDLFGSTSEYVERSKVRWGTLPDYTAAGSTAAGIAFQRAIETVGATPPLSQEDRDKIVEALEALDIMTFYGPVNFADEGEFYHCNTGLQTITVQIQDGKPITVGPSHVRAVAPRYPAPAWDQR; via the coding sequence GTGGCCAGCAAGCGCGCCCTGGTCTTGGCGCTGGTGCTGTCCTTTCTGGTAGGGGTGGTGTCCGGTTGCGGACAAGGGACCGCGGTAGATACCACGCCAGAGAGAGACTACTACAAGATCGGGGTCATAACAGAACTGTCAGGGGAACTCACCTACGGCGGGCATATCACACGCCGGGGATATGAGATGTGGGCGGAGACCATCAATGAGAAGGGCGGCATCGATGTAGGTGGAACCCAGTACAGGGTGGAGCTGGTATTCGCGGATGCCCAGAGCAATCCCGCCACCGGGGCGGACGCCGTAGAACGGCTGATTGTTGACGAGAAGGTTGACTTGCTTCTGGGACCGTACTCCAGCTCTGTGACTCTGGCGGTGGCGCCCATAGCAGAGAAATACGGGGTGCCGCACATCACCGGGTCAGCCGAATCGCCCATTATCTGGAAAGAGGGATTCAAGTACACCTTTGGCACCGTACCTGCCTGTAACCTGATAGCAACCTCACCCATAGAGACCCTGGCAGCACTGTCACCCAAGCCCAAGTCCATCTTCATTGTTGCTGCTGACGATGCCTTCTCCAAAGCTGTGGGTGAGGCCTTTGAGAGCACCGCCAGGAAGCACGGTATAGAGGTGCTCAAGTTCGAGGTGGTACCGAAAGGGATCGACTACTCGCCCCTGATCAGCAGCGCAGCTTCCATGGGCGCTGAGATCCTAGCCATTGGTGGGCACATCATCGACCACATTGAAGCCGTCAAGGCGTCCAAGGAACTGGACTACAATCCCGTCGCCTTCGTGCACCACTACGGCATAACCGCGGCGGACTTCTATGAGACCCTGGGGCCGGACGCGGAGTACATCTACGGTGCGTCGGTGTGGGAACCGGATGTGGAGTTCAGCTGCGACCTCTTCGGCAGCACCAGTGAGTACGTGGAGAGGAGCAAGGTAAGGTGGGGCACGTTACCGGACTACACGGCCGCGGGGTCTACCGCAGCCGGTATCGCCTTCCAGCGGGCCATCGAGACGGTTGGCGCAACCCCGCCCCTCTCCCAGGAGGACCGAGACAAGATCGTTGAGGCATTGGAGGCCCTGGACATCATGACCTTCTATGGCCCTGTGAACTTCGCGGATGAGGGAGAGTTCTACCACTGTAACACGGGGCTCCAGACCATCACCGTTCAGATCCAGGATGGAAAACCCATCACTGTAGGTCCGTCCCATGTCCGGGCGGTTGCGCCGCGCTACCCGGCACCAGCCTGGGACCAGCGCTAG